A single Cyclopterus lumpus isolate fCycLum1 chromosome 1, fCycLum1.pri, whole genome shotgun sequence DNA region contains:
- the LOC117732074 gene encoding perforin-1-like, whose product MLSFSNPPLLSLSVLLFLVHHSPVLSFGTWTNDQCHQASFVPGHNLVGQGYDAVTLKRRAHVIDVTTYLNPSGSCNLYKNPHHGNVLQKVPVSAGEWRAFSHCNVQYDHTEHNSVSSLIRYYSNEGSNGWQNGLNSLQYDLNYVGSRSDLYKFATAKYQEDYRYFSSHRVTCSHYSYRLSDNPRISHEFYKAFESLPYSYSSSTKTHYRNLINTYGTHYTRQVELGGQLNRVRAACICSSSLKGLSSKQVHSCLKLGISVGLGHTAVAHIKTCNNILYNQDVSTTYYHGLQNHYTQVVGGNGWSGEFSLIREDSQGYINWLKTLTYHPDVVKYSLRSLHELVPDYKRKIALKAAIQDYLSENAIRPSIQAGYGSQILIPSKCCSQKVWWGQLVVTIIRGWGLSGVAHGNTQTYVEKGEQG is encoded by the exons ATGCTCTCCTTTTCAAACCCACCCCTCCTCAGCCTGAGTGTCCTGCTCTTTCTGGTGCACCACTCCCCTGTTCTCTCCTTTGGGACTTGGACCAACGACCAGTGCCATCAAGCTTCTTTTGTGCCGGGCCACAACCTGGTGGGGCAGGGCTACGATGCGGTCACCCTGAAGCGAAGAGCCCACGTGATCGACGTGACGACGTACCTGAACCCAAGTGGCTCCTGCAATCTGTACAAGAACCCTCATCATGGCAACGTTCTGCAGAAA GTTCCCGTCTCTGCAGGGGAGTGGCGTGCATTCAGCCACTGTAATGTGCAATATGACCACACTGAACACAACTCTGTCAG CTCCCTGATCAGGTACTACTCCAACGAAGGCAGTAATGGTTGGCAG AATGGCTTGAATTCCCTACAGTACGACCTGAACTATGTGGGATCACGGTCCGATCTGTATAAGTTTGCTACAGCCAAGTACCAAGAGGACTACCGCTACTTCAGCAGTCACAGAGTCACCTGTAGCCATTACAG cTACCGTTTGTCGGACAACCCGCGCATCAGCCATGAATTCTACAAGGCTTTCGAGAGTCTTCCCTATTCCTACAGCAGCTCCACCAAAACCCATTACAGAAATCTCATCAATACCTATGGCACACATTATACGCGCCAG GTTGAACTTGGGGGGCAACTGAATCGAGTCAGGGCCGCATGTATCTGTTCGTCCTCACTGAAAGGGCTCTCCTCAAAGCAg GTGCACTCCTGCTTGAAGCTGGGAATCTCTGTTGGCCTTGGTCATACTGCTGTAGCTCACATCAAGACTTGCAACAATATCCTATACAATCAGGACGTCTCCACCACGTACTACCACGGTCTCCAGAACCACTACACACAGGTGGTAGGAGGAAATGGTTGGTCGGGGGAGTTTTCTCTCATCCGTGAAGACTCTCAGGGCTACATCAATTGGCTGAAGACCCTCACATATCACCCTGATGTTGTGAAGTATTCCCTGAGATCACTGCACGAACTGGTGCCGGACTATAAACGAAAGATAGCCCTGAAGGCTGCTATTCAAGATTACCTGAGTGAAAACGCCATCAGGCCCTCGATCCAAGCAGGTTATGGAAGCCAGATCCTGATTCCCTCAAAGTGCTGTAGTCAAAAGGTCTGGTGGGGACAGCTGGTGGTGACCATCATCCGAGGCTGGGGGCTAAGCGGAGTTGcacatggaaatactcaaacGTACGTAGAGAAAGGGGAACAGGGTTGA
- the ubl5 gene encoding ubiquitin-like protein 5 codes for MIEVVCNDRLGKKVRVKCNSEDTIGDLKKLIAAQTGTRFDKIVLKKWYTIFKDHVSLGDYEIHDGMNLELYYQ; via the exons atgaTCGAGGTGGTTTGCAACGATCGCCTGGGCAAGAAAGTCCGGGTCAAGTGCAA CTCTGAGGACACTATTGGAGATCTGAAGAAGCTCATTGCTGCTCAGACAGGAACACGTTTTGACAAGATTGTACTAAAGAAATG GTATACCATATTCAAGGACCACGTTTCTCTGGGTGACT ATGAAATCCACGATGGGATGAACTTGGAGCTTTACTACCAGTAG
- the LOC117732124 gene encoding perforin-1-like yields MLSFSNPPLLGLSVLLFLVHHSPVLSFGTWTNDQCHQASFVPGHNLVGQGYDAVTLKRRAHVIDVTTYLNPSGSCNLYKNPHHGNVLQKVPVSAGEWRAFSHCNVQYDHTEHNSVSSLIRYYSNEGSNGWQNGLNSLQYDLNYVGSRSDLYKFATAKYQEDYRYFSSHRVTCSHYSYRLSDNPRISHEFYKAFESLPYSYSSSTKTHYRNLINTYGTHYTRQVHSCLKLGISVGLGHTAVAHIKTCNNILYNQDVSTTYYHGLQNHYTQVVGGNGWSGEFSLIREDSQGYINWLKTLTYHPDVVKYSLRSLHELVPDYKRKIALKAAIQDYLSENAIRPSIQAGYGSQILIPSKCCSQKVWWGQLVVTIIRGWGLSGVAHGNTQTYVEKGEQG; encoded by the exons ATGCTCTCCTTTTCAAACCCACCCCTCCTCGGCCTGAGTGTCCTGCTCTTTCTGGTGCACCACTCCCCTGTTCTCTCCTTTGGGACTTGGACCAACGACCAGTGCCATCAAGCTTCTTTTGTGCCGGGCCACAACCTGGTGGGGCAGGGCTACGATGCGGTCACCCTGAAGCGAAGAGCCCACGTGATCGACGTGACGACGTACCTGAACCCAAGTGGCTCCTGCAATCTGTACAAGAACCCTCATCATGGCAACGTTCTGCAGAAA GTTCCCGTCTCTGCAGGGGAGTGGCGTGCATTCAGCCACTGTAATGTGCAATATGACCACACTGAACACAACTCTGTCAG CTCCCTGATCAGGTACTACTCCAACGAAGGCAGTAATGGTTGGCAG AATGGCTTGAATTCCCTACAGTACGACCTGAACTATGTGGGATCACGGTCCGATCTGTATAAGTTTGCTACAGCCAAGTACCAAGAGGACTACCGCTACTTCAGCAGTCACAGAGTCACCTGTAGCCATTACAG cTACCGTTTGTCGGACAACCCGCGCATCAGCCATGAATTCTACAAGGCTTTCGAGAGTCTTCCCTATTCCTACAGCAGCTCCACCAAAACCCATTACAGAAATCTCATCAATACCTATGGCACACATTATACGCGCCAG GTGCACTCCTGCTTGAAGCTGGGAATCTCTGTTGGCCTTGGTCATACTGCTGTAGCTCACATCAAGACTTGCAACAATATCCTATACAATCAGGACGTCTCCACCACGTACTACCACGGTCTCCAGAACCACTACACACAGGTGGTAGGAGGAAATGGTTGGTCGGGGGAGTTTTCTCTCATCCGTGAAGACTCTCAGGGCTACATCAATTGGCTGAAGACCCTCACATATCACCCTGATGTTGTGAAGTATTCCCTGAGATCACTGCACGAACTGGTGCCGGACTATAAACGAAAGATAGCCCTGAAGGCTGCTATTCAAGATTACCTGAGTGAAAACGCCATCAGGCCCTCGATCCAAGCAGGTTATGGAAGCCAGATCCTGATTCCCTCAAAGTGCTGTAGTCAAAAGGTCTGGTGGGGACAGCTGGTGGTGACCATCATCCGAGGCTGGGGGCTAAGCGGAGTTGcacatggaaatactcaaacGTACGTAGAGAAAGGGGAACAGGGTTGA
- the pin1 gene encoding peptidyl-prolyl cis-trans isomerase NIMA-interacting 1 produces the protein MADEEKLPAGWEKRMSRSSGKVYYFNHITNASQWERPVGDGRGEPEKVRCSHLLVKHTQSRRPSSWREANIIRTKDEALELIQKYIEDIKSGEEKFESLASQFSDCSSAKNGGDLGLFGKGQMQKPFEDASFALKVGDMSGPVFTDSGVHIILRTG, from the exons atggcagaCGAGGAGAAGTTACCTGCTGGATGGGAGAAAAGAATGAGCCGCAGTTCAG GCAAAGTATACTACTTCAACCACATCACCAACGCCAGCCAGTGGGAACGTCCAGTGGGAGATGGTCGTGGAGAGCCAGAGAAG GTACGCTGCTCTCACCTCCTGGTGAAGCACACTCAGTCACGTCGTCCATCTTCTTGGCGAGAAGCAAATATCATACGAACTAAAGACGAGGCCCTGGAGCTCATTCAGA AATATATAGAAGATATCAAGTCTGGAGAGGAGAAGTTTGAGTCCTTGGCTTCTCAGTTCAGCGACTGCAGCTCAGCTAAGAATGGTGGAGATCTGGGATTATTTGGCAAag gTCAAATGCAGAAGCCTTTTGAAGACGCCTCCTTTGCTCTCAAAGTTGGAGACATGAGCGGCCCTGTTTTTACTGACTCTGGGGTCCACATTATCCTACGTACTGGTTGA